Sequence from the Silvibacterium dinghuense genome:
GGCGCCAGGCGCGCGCCGTCTCCGCGAACGGCGTATCCCGCAGCACCTCTTCCTGCCGTTCCGCGAAATGCAGCGAGCGGGAATCAATGGAGGCCGCCAGGTTGCGGCTCTGCCGCCCTGTCCGCCAGCTCAGGAAGACCGAAACTCCGAGGGCGAGGGCCAACGCCAGCACAACCGGCAGCCAGCCCGGCAGGGGCCAGTGCCTTGCCGCCCGCTCCAGCAACAGCGCACCCAGCGCGATCGCGCCGTACCGGCAGAAGATGGCCAGTAGCAGGCGCCAGCGAAATGGGTGGACGGGCTTCATGAAAGAGACACAACTCGGCTGCCGTGAGTGTATCGCTCTGGAAGGCCCGAAGTAGCTCCCTCGAAAGTGGCATCGGCCGCCGAACTACCCCGGAGGCCGGTGCACTGCGGTTATTCTTCCCGGCCGGGACGGGCCATCAGCTCCTGAATCGCCTGCGGAGCGCTTCTCCTGCCTTCGAGAACGGCCTCCACCTGCTCGGCAATCGGCAGTTCCACCCCGCGGGAACGGGCCAGGCCCAGTGCAGCAGCGGTCGTCTTCACGCCCTCGGCCACCTTGCCGCCCATCCCTTCGAGAATCTCCACCAGCGTCCGCCCCTTGCCCAGCTCCACGCCCACGTAGCGGTTGCGCGATAGCCCCCCGGTGCAGGTCAGCACCAGGTCGCCCACGCCGGATAGGCCGGACAGCGTCTCCCGCCGTCCGCCGCAGGCCTCGGCCAGCCGCGTTACCTCGGCAATGCCGCGGGTGATCAGCGCCGCCGTGCTGTTGTGGCCCAGCCCCAGACCGGTCACCACCCCGGAGGCGATGGCGATCACGTTCTTGAGCGCGCCGCCCAGCTCCACACCCACCACGTCGTCATTCGTATAAAGGCGCAGCGAATTGCTCGAGAACTCGCGCTGCAGCCGCGCCGCGACATCCATATCGGAAGCTGCAATCGTGACCGCCGTCGGCATTCCCGCCGCTGTCTCCTGCGCGAACGAAGGGCCGCTCAGCACCGCGATCGGCAGCGTGAGCCCACGCGAGGCCAGTACATCGGCCATGATTTCGCTCACACGAAGATAGGTTCCGTCCTCGACGCCCTTGGTCGCGCTCACCAGAATCTGCCCCGGCTTCAGCCACCCGGCAAACCGTGTGTAGGAATCGCGCACCGCGTGCGACGGCATCACGCTCACGATGATCTCAGCCTCGCTCAGAGCGACTGCCGGATCGGAGGTCACCGTCATCGCCTCCGGAATCGCAAAGCCCGGCAGGAATACCGCATTCTCGCGCTTCTCGCGGATCGAGGCCGCCGTCGCCTCGGAACGCGTCCAGAGCGTCAGATCATGACCGCCACGGCGGGAAAGACTCAGTGCAATCGCAGTGCCCCAGGCGCCGCTGCCCATCACAGAAATCCTGCTCACTACGCTTCCGCTTTCTTTTTTGAACCGAACTTGTTTTCGGTGCCCTTCAGCAGCCGCCCGATGTTCTGGTGATGCTTGAAAATCACCAGCAGCGGCACGAAGAAGATCACTCCCGTCAGCAGAGGCGTGCGGGCGCCGTGCGGCAGCAGCAGCGCAGCCGGCGGAAAGACTACCGCCGCCAGGATGGAGCCGAGCGAGACATAGCGCGTCAGGATGACGGCGACGAGAAAGACGCCCAGCCCGCAGAGCGCGGCCCATGGAGCCAGCGCGATAAATACTCCCAGCGCCGTCGCCACGCCCTTGCCGCCCTTGAAGCCCAGCCAGACCGTGTAGACGTGCCCGAGAATGGCAAAGAGCGCGGCCAGCGCCTCGGCATCCTGGTGCGGAATCGGCTGGAGCTGCGGCAGCGCGGCGATCTTTGCCGCCACCACGACGGCAGCAAAGCCCTTCAGCGCATCGATGAGAAAGGTCAGCGCGCCCAGCTTCTTTCCGCCCGAGCGGATCACATTGGTCGCGCCGATGTTGCCGCTGCCCTTAGAGCGGATGTCTTCCTTCAGGAAGACGCGTACAAGAATGTAGCCAGTCGGAATCGAACCCAGCAGGTAAGCCGCGAGCGAGACCAGAGCATAAGTAAATACAGGCATCGAGTTACGAGTTTACCCTGCTGCTACGCGCAGAGCGAGCCGCCTTCGTCCCCTGCTCCCGCCGGTCGCAAGTTTGGGATCTTTCTTATCCCAAAGGCCGGGTGGCCCACTCAAGCCGGTGTTGCTTGGGTGGGGGCAAGAGGTCGCAGTACACCTTCCCATCCAGGCTCTTCTTGAAAAGCGGAACCATCCACTGCGGCCGGGATGACAATCGAAAATCTAAGCATCTTGCTTTCCATCCACCTGTATGTGGATGCTGCCTACATCAACCGGCGACGAACCAGGTCCAGCGCCTGCTGACTGGCATACTGCCGGATGCGGTTCCGGTCGCCGTTGAAGCGCTTTTCGAGCACCTCGGTACCTTCGGCGTCGCTCACCGCGAAGTACACCAGCCCGACCGGCTTCTCTTCACTGCCGCCACCCGGTCCGGCGATGCCGGTGACGCCCACCCCATGCGTCGTGCCGCACTGCGCCCGAATGCCCTCGGCCAGCGCGACCGCCACTTCGCGGCTCACCGCGCCGTGCCGCTCGATCAGATCCTCGGGCACGCCGGCAAACTGCGTCTTCAGCTGATTCGAGTAGACCACTGCGCCACCCATGAACGAGCGTGACGAGCCGCTGATGCTGGTCAGCCTCTGCGCAATCAAGCCCCCGGTGCAGCTTTCGGCCACCGATAGCGTCGCCCCGCGCATCTCGAGGTAATAGAGCACGATCTGCTCCAGCGTCTCGCCCTGCGACGAATACACCAGTTCTTCGAGCTCTTCCTCGATGCGCCCGGCCAGCTCGTCCACGCGCGCCTGCGCCGCCTCGGGAATCGACTTGCCGCAGATCAGGTTGAGCTGAATATCCCCCAGGTGCGCGAGGATCGTCGTCTCCACATCCTTGAACTGCTGGTAGATGGGCGCAATCCGCGCATCCGCTGCCGACTCGCCGATCATCGCCGCTTTGAGCACGCGCGTGGCGATATGCCGGACAGGAAGCGTCTCACGGAGCAGCGGCATGCACTGCTCGTCGAACATGGGCTTCAGTTCGGAAGGCGGCCCCGGAAGCAGGAAAATCAGCTTGCGATGCTCGCCGTAAACCGTATCCAGCATCTGGCCTGGAGCTGTACCGCGTGCATTCTCGAGCACGATCGCGCCTTCGAGCGTATCGGCCTGTTTCTCGTTGTTGCGGGTGATCGTCTGTCGCCGCGCGGCAAAGCGGGTGTAGAGCTCCGCAATCAGGTCCGGATTGCGCTTGAGCTGGATCTTCAGCGCCTCGGCCACCGACTCGCGCGTCAGATCGTCCTCGGTCGGACCGAGACCGCCCATGATGACAAGGATGTCCGTGCGCCGCACCGCGTTGCGGATCGCCTCCACCAGGTGCTTCTGCCGGTCGCCGACGATGGTCTTGAAGGCCACGCTCACACCCAGCAGGTTCAGCTTTTCGGTGATGTAAAGAGAGTTGGTGTCCTGGCGCCACGGCGTCAGCAGCTCGGAACCAATAGCAATGATCTCGGCGTTCATCGAGCCCTGACCAATCCAAGAAAAGGAAGATAACAATGCATACGAAGAAGGGCTAGAAGATACGCCATCCTTCGACACCCAACGGTACATGATAAACGGAGCTGCCGGTGGCCACGAGCGCGCTGCCTCCCGGGACAAAGGTGAAGCCCACAATTCCCGAGCCGGAAATCACCAGCGCCGGATCTTCCTCGCCGGGTCCGATGCGCACCACGCCGCGGCGTCCGCCCAGCGAACCAGCCACGTACACGGCCCCGGCCACATCCACCGCCAGTCCCTGAGGACGTCCCAGCCCGCGATAGAAGACCGTCGTTGCGCCATCCTGATCGATCGCATACACCGCGTCGTGCGACGAGGTTGTCGGCCCCGCGACGTACAGCGTGCCATCGATCCCGAAGGCGAGGTGATAAGCCGCCACGCTCGGCTCGAGCGTCGAGAAGACGAAAATCTGCCGGTCCGGAGCGATCTTAAAGATGGTCCCGCTGCGGTCGCCCACGTAGAGATTACCCTCGCCGTCGAAAGCCATCCCGGTAGCCACGCCCATACCCTCGGCATAGACGGACGCCGCACCCGAATGGGTCACGCGATACACCGTGCCGTCATTGCGCGAAGAGACGTACAGGTAGCCGTCCGGCCCCATGGCCAGGCCCGTCGCGTTCATGATGCCGGAAAG
This genomic interval carries:
- a CDS encoding NAD(P)H-dependent glycerol-3-phosphate dehydrogenase — its product is MSRISVMGSGAWGTAIALSLSRRGGHDLTLWTRSEATAASIREKRENAVFLPGFAIPEAMTVTSDPAVALSEAEIIVSVMPSHAVRDSYTRFAGWLKPGQILVSATKGVEDGTYLRVSEIMADVLASRGLTLPIAVLSGPSFAQETAAGMPTAVTIAASDMDVAARLQREFSSNSLRLYTNDDVVGVELGGALKNVIAIASGVVTGLGLGHNSTAALITRGIAEVTRLAEACGGRRETLSGLSGVGDLVLTCTGGLSRNRYVGVELGKGRTLVEILEGMGGKVAEGVKTTAAALGLARSRGVELPIAEQVEAVLEGRRSAPQAIQELMARPGREE
- the plsY gene encoding glycerol-3-phosphate 1-O-acyltransferase PlsY; this translates as MPVFTYALVSLAAYLLGSIPTGYILVRVFLKEDIRSKGSGNIGATNVIRSGGKKLGALTFLIDALKGFAAVVVAAKIAALPQLQPIPHQDAEALAALFAILGHVYTVWLGFKGGKGVATALGVFIALAPWAALCGLGVFLVAVILTRYVSLGSILAAVVFPPAALLLPHGARTPLLTGVIFFVPLLVIFKHHQNIGRLLKGTENKFGSKKKAEA
- a CDS encoding competence/damage-inducible protein A, giving the protein MNAEIIAIGSELLTPWRQDTNSLYITEKLNLLGVSVAFKTIVGDRQKHLVEAIRNAVRRTDILVIMGGLGPTEDDLTRESVAEALKIQLKRNPDLIAELYTRFAARRQTITRNNEKQADTLEGAIVLENARGTAPGQMLDTVYGEHRKLIFLLPGPPSELKPMFDEQCMPLLRETLPVRHIATRVLKAAMIGESAADARIAPIYQQFKDVETTILAHLGDIQLNLICGKSIPEAAQARVDELAGRIEEELEELVYSSQGETLEQIVLYYLEMRGATLSVAESCTGGLIAQRLTSISGSSRSFMGGAVVYSNQLKTQFAGVPEDLIERHGAVSREVAVALAEGIRAQCGTTHGVGVTGIAGPGGGSEEKPVGLVYFAVSDAEGTEVLEKRFNGDRNRIRQYASQQALDLVRRRLM
- a CDS encoding SMP-30/gluconolactonase/LRE family protein, whose translation is MAPLIKTDFGGAPRIESVQPDVALPGGEVEIHGANLGPVTAPASGTSVSWRRPVAMLGELAAPVVMSRSRRLVLRVPDEAESGKLRILQNGAQSNQVDLSVASLVATGIHAVASPAVDEAGNIYVTLSGSRGQETPVSVYRVEQDGEMRPFLSGIMNATGLAMGPDGYLYVSSRNDGTVYRVTHSGAASVYAEGMGVATGMAFDGEGNLYVGDRSGTIFKIAPDRQIFVFSTLEPSVAAYHLAFGIDGTLYVAGPTTSSHDAVYAIDQDGATTVFYRGLGRPQGLAVDVAGAVYVAGSLGGRRGVVRIGPGEEDPALVISGSGIVGFTFVPGGSALVATGSSVYHVPLGVEGWRIF